One region of Blattabacterium cuenoti genomic DNA includes:
- a CDS encoding alpha/beta hydrolase, whose amino-acid sequence MLLKNQLSIKHIIKKSVSGNENTLFLMIHGYGSNEKDLFSFKKDLPENFFIISIQGLYSLGEEKYSWYDIDFNHEKKFINIIQAKKTIEKISFFIHEAIKEYQLKKSPVWICGFSQGAILSYAIALKNSEKIKKVIALSGYLEYSLLPKEMNFFNDLEFFVSHGKYDTIIPINWVKKGLKFLKQKKMLSLFYKEYESGHTLNNINYQDLINWIKEKHIYSGFNQNLNHE is encoded by the coding sequence ATGCTTTTAAAAAATCAACTTTCTATTAAACATATCATAAAAAAATCTGTAAGTGGAAATGAAAATACACTTTTTTTAATGATTCATGGATACGGGAGTAATGAAAAAGATCTTTTTTCTTTTAAAAAAGATCTTCCAGAAAATTTTTTTATAATTAGTATTCAAGGGCTTTACTCTCTTGGAGAAGAGAAATATTCTTGGTATGACATAGATTTTAATCATGAAAAAAAATTCATTAATATAATACAGGCTAAAAAAACTATTGAAAAAATATCATTTTTTATACATGAAGCTATAAAAGAGTATCAATTAAAAAAAAGTCCAGTATGGATATGTGGTTTTAGCCAAGGAGCTATTTTAAGCTATGCTATAGCATTAAAAAATTCTGAAAAAATAAAAAAAGTAATCGCTTTAAGTGGATATTTGGAATATAGTCTTTTACCAAAAGAAATGAATTTTTTTAACGATTTAGAATTTTTTGTATCTCATGGAAAATATGATACTATAATTCCTATAAATTGGGTAAAAAAAGGATTGAAATTTTTAAAACAAAAAAAAATGCTTTCTTTATTTTATAAAGAATATGAATCTGGACATACTTTAAATAATATAAATTATCAAGATCTTATCAATTGGATCAAAGAAAAACATATTTATTCTGGTTTTAATCAAAATTTGAATCATGAGTAA
- the odhB gene encoding 2-oxoglutarate dehydrogenase complex dihydrolipoyllysine-residue succinyltransferase, with protein sequence MIIKVKVPSPGESITEVEVSTWLVKNGDYVNKGQIIAEIDSDKATLEISAEENGIITLMVKKGEIVRVGDVLCLIDSSKEKIKTHKEKIGYKHEQDVEKMSPINLKIPSPAAKKILNEKNISIESIQGTGKHGRITKKDCIVHLEKIPFISDRPVTTMYRSKTITPLSSLRRKLSERLVYVKNKTASLTTFNEVDMLEIFLIRKKYKDIFKKKHGVNLGFMSFFTLSCVRALKLYPDINAMISEEKEKINFEYYDISIAISGPKGLMVPVIRNAEHLSFRGIEQEIYKLSTRVHNGTISIDDMTGGTFTITNGGVFGSMLSTPIINPPQSAILGMHKIVERPVVINGSIEIRPIMYLALSYDHRIIDGRESVGFLVSVKESIENPIRFLMGGSEENIYKRLEL encoded by the coding sequence ATGATAATAAAGGTAAAAGTCCCTTCTCCAGGAGAATCAATTACAGAGGTAGAAGTTTCCACATGGCTCGTAAAAAATGGAGATTATGTTAATAAAGGTCAAATAATAGCAGAAATAGATTCAGATAAAGCTACTTTAGAAATTTCTGCAGAAGAGAATGGAATAATCACCTTAATGGTAAAAAAAGGAGAAATAGTTAGAGTTGGAGATGTTTTATGTTTGATCGATTCTTCCAAAGAAAAGATAAAAACACATAAAGAAAAAATTGGTTATAAACATGAACAAGATGTTGAAAAAATGTCTCCTATAAATCTTAAAATACCTTCTCCAGCTGCAAAAAAAATTTTAAATGAAAAAAATATTTCTATAGAATCTATTCAAGGAACTGGAAAACATGGGAGAATTACAAAAAAAGATTGTATTGTTCATTTAGAAAAAATCCCTTTTATTTCTGATCGACCTGTTACAACAATGTATAGATCGAAAACAATAACTCCTCTTTCTTCTCTGAGAAGAAAACTTTCCGAAAGATTAGTCTATGTAAAAAATAAAACCGCTTCTCTCACCACATTTAATGAAGTAGACATGCTAGAAATTTTTCTTATTAGAAAAAAATATAAAGATATTTTTAAGAAAAAACATGGAGTCAATTTGGGTTTTATGTCTTTTTTCACTTTATCCTGTGTAAGGGCGCTAAAACTTTATCCAGATATCAATGCTATGATTAGTGAAGAAAAAGAAAAAATTAATTTTGAATATTACGATATTAGTATTGCTATATCTGGCCCTAAAGGATTAATGGTTCCTGTAATTAGAAATGCTGAGCATTTATCATTTCGTGGAATAGAACAGGAGATATATAAATTATCAACACGCGTTCATAATGGAACAATTTCTATAGATGATATGACAGGAGGTACTTTCACTATTACTAATGGAGGAGTTTTTGGATCAATGTTATCAACACCAATTATAAACCCACCACAAAGTGCCATATTAGGAATGCATAAAATAGTGGAAAGACCTGTAGTCATTAATGGATCCATTGAAATCCGTCCCATTATGTATTTAGCTTTATCTTATGATCATAGAATAATTGATGGAAGAGAATCTGTAGGATTTTTAGTATCTGTCAAAGAATCTATAGAAAACCCTATAAGATTCTTGATGGGAGGAAGCGAAGAAAATATTTACAAAAGATTAGAATTATAA
- a CDS encoding AAA family ATPase — protein sequence MNKVFSVLSEKYKPFKWSEVIGQRDIICILQKAIQENRLSQILFFFGPKGVGKNTCARILSNELNSFSESEDFSLNRFEINELLNNSLEYFYKIVNQSRFSPKIGKYNIFIINDIHTFSQYIFNFILKFIEEKHPHILFIFCGSEEKEIPKLILSRCQVYEFKSISVKEIFLHLKMIAQKESIEVENEALFILSKYVKGSISKAIYLFDKLILYSEKKISKEFLIKKLGIINIKYYFKIVDYLLDKKIHKIFILLDEILQEKINFYDLIIGLMKHFRNLFLSKNYETISILKFKKEIIFSYIAQSKKISHFFLINAFNICLRLRNEYEKLNKNHRLTIEIYLIQLAYLFYKNSSLKEEEEKKKEKFFDYKDHEKIKFLQENWIKFVQKFSDKINPIYLYFLKNEIQFQIEKNKIYFIIPSKLENHGFLLIQAHFVKYFKKKFNNSHVEFEIVKKNSNTIEQYNLLYQKNKLIETLIERLKLKISSSKIQEDKKFL from the coding sequence ATGAATAAAGTTTTTTCTGTATTATCTGAAAAATATAAACCTTTTAAATGGAGTGAAGTTATAGGACAAAGAGATATCATTTGTATTTTACAAAAAGCAATACAAGAAAATCGTTTATCTCAAATTTTATTTTTTTTTGGACCTAAAGGAGTTGGAAAAAATACATGTGCACGAATTTTATCAAATGAATTAAATTCTTTTTCAGAATCAGAAGATTTTTCTTTAAATAGATTTGAAATTAATGAATTATTAAATAATTCATTAGAATATTTTTATAAAATTGTCAATCAATCTCGTTTTTCTCCTAAAATAGGAAAATATAATATATTTATTATTAATGATATACATACTTTTTCTCAATATATTTTCAATTTTATTCTTAAATTCATAGAAGAAAAACATCCGCATATATTATTTATTTTTTGTGGTTCGGAAGAAAAAGAAATTCCAAAATTGATTCTATCACGTTGTCAAGTTTATGAATTTAAAAGTATTTCTGTAAAAGAAATTTTTTTACATTTAAAAATGATTGCTCAAAAAGAAAGTATAGAAGTAGAAAATGAAGCATTATTTATTTTATCAAAATATGTTAAAGGATCTATAAGCAAAGCTATTTACTTGTTTGACAAATTGATTTTGTATAGTGAAAAAAAAATATCCAAAGAATTTTTAATTAAAAAACTAGGAATTATTAATATCAAATACTATTTTAAAATAGTAGATTATCTTTTAGATAAAAAAATACATAAAATATTCATTTTACTAGATGAAATTTTACAAGAAAAAATTAATTTTTATGATTTAATTATAGGATTAATGAAACATTTCAGAAATTTATTTTTATCTAAAAATTATGAAACAATTTCTATTTTGAAATTTAAAAAAGAGATAATATTTTCTTACATTGCACAATCAAAAAAAATATCTCATTTTTTTTTAATAAATGCTTTTAACATTTGTCTTCGTTTGAGAAACGAATATGAAAAATTAAATAAAAATCATCGATTAACCATTGAAATTTATCTGATACAATTGGCATATTTATTTTATAAAAATTCTTCCTTAAAAGAAGAAGAAGAAAAAAAAAAAGAAAAATTTTTTGATTATAAGGATCATGAAAAAATTAAATTTTTACAAGAAAATTGGATAAAATTTGTACAAAAATTTTCTGATAAAATAAATCCTATTTATTTATATTTTTTGAAAAATGAAATTCAATTTCAAATTGAAAAAAACAAAATATATTTCATTATTCCCTCTAAATTAGAAAATCACGGTTTTTTGTTAATTCAAGCACATTTTGTAAAATATTTTAAAAAGAAGTTCAATAATTCACATGTAGAATTTGAAATAGTTAAAAAAAATTCAAATACAATAGAACAATATAATCTTTTATATCAAAAAAATAAATTAATAGAAACATTAATAGAACGATTGAAATTAAAAATTTCTTCTTCTAAAATACAAGAAGATAAAAAATTTTTATAA
- the sucC gene encoding ADP-forming succinate--CoA ligase subunit beta, whose amino-acid sequence MNLYEYQGREILKSFSIQVPDGMLASSPEEAVKIARIFFEKTEKKSLVIKAQIHAGGRGKAGGIQIAKNLDEVYEKSKNILGKFLITSQTSKKGKLVRKILLSEDVYFSESSTPVEYYLSILLNRDIEKNIIIYSREGGVSIEDVSKKNPNKIYTEVIDPILGLQSFQTKKIGFNLGIYNNESLKSFSIFLFSLYKAYITYDALLLEINPLIKTFDEKIIPVDVKIILDNNALFRHKKYDLMRDRDDISVIEKEAIEAKLNFLKLEGNVGCMVNGAGLAMATMDMIKSCGGVPANFLDIGGSADRERVEKAFYLILRDKSVKTILINIFGGIVRCDTVAKGIINSYSKINQDIEVPVVVRLQGTNEKVAKELIKKSLLPIYSTDTLKEAADKIQEILHIR is encoded by the coding sequence ATGAATTTATATGAATATCAAGGTAGAGAAATATTGAAATCTTTCTCAATTCAAGTTCCTGATGGAATGTTGGCTTCTTCTCCTGAAGAGGCTGTAAAAATAGCTAGAATTTTTTTTGAAAAAACTGAAAAGAAATCTTTAGTTATTAAAGCTCAAATTCATGCTGGAGGAAGAGGAAAGGCTGGAGGTATTCAAATAGCCAAAAATTTGGATGAAGTTTATGAAAAATCTAAAAATATTTTAGGAAAATTTTTAATAACTTCTCAAACTTCTAAAAAAGGAAAATTAGTTCGAAAAATTTTGTTATCTGAAGATGTTTATTTTTCAGAATCAAGTACTCCTGTAGAATATTATTTATCCATATTATTGAATCGTGATATAGAGAAAAATATAATTATTTATTCTAGAGAAGGAGGGGTCAGTATAGAAGATGTTTCAAAAAAAAATCCAAATAAAATATATACAGAAGTAATAGATCCGATATTGGGCCTTCAATCTTTTCAAACAAAAAAAATCGGTTTTAACTTAGGAATATACAATAATGAGTCTTTAAAAAGTTTTAGTATTTTCTTATTTTCTCTTTATAAAGCTTATATTACTTATGATGCTTTGTTATTAGAAATCAATCCTTTGATAAAAACATTTGATGAAAAAATTATACCAGTTGATGTAAAAATTATTTTGGATAATAATGCTTTATTTCGTCATAAAAAATATGATTTAATGCGTGATAGAGATGATATTAGTGTAATTGAAAAAGAAGCTATTGAAGCAAAATTAAATTTTTTAAAGTTGGAAGGAAATGTAGGATGTATGGTTAATGGAGCTGGATTAGCAATGGCTACTATGGATATGATTAAATCTTGTGGTGGGGTTCCTGCTAATTTTCTAGATATAGGAGGTTCTGCTGATAGAGAACGTGTAGAAAAAGCTTTTTATCTTATCTTAAGGGATAAGTCAGTAAAAACAATATTAATTAATATATTTGGAGGAATTGTACGTTGTGATACAGTCGCAAAAGGAATTATAAATTCCTACTCAAAAATTAATCAAGATATTGAAGTTCCTGTAGTTGTTCGTTTACAAGGAACAAATGAAAAAGTAGCAAAAGAATTAATAAAAAAAAGTTTATTACCTATTTATTCTACTGACACTTTAAAAGAAGCAGCTGATAAAATTCAAGAAATCTTGCATATAAGATAA
- a CDS encoding 2-oxoglutarate dehydrogenase E1 component — protein MNDRYSFLNAIHFKDIEFLYNKYKENPNSIEPSWSAFFHGFDFGKETNEYENVIKSKDGINDIIQKEFLVSNLIYAYRKRGHFFTNTNPIRKRRKHFPSLDLINFGLSEKELDTYFEAGKLIGVGKTSLKNIINYLKKIYCGSIGIEYMYISNPEKIQWIEKWFQKEKLQFSSEEKKFFLKKLNEAVTFENFIHTKFVGQKRFSIEGNESTLPALEEMVEYASNKYLTEDFIIGMSHRGRLNILSNFFKKNYSQIFSEFQGKEYKEKTFSGDVKYHLGFSKIRKTRKGRYVEMNLVPNPSHLESVDAIVEGITRAKIDIVYNKNSNSEKIIPILVHGDAALSGQGIVYEVLQLSQLKGYRTGGTIHIVINNQIGFTTNYTEGRSSIYCTDIAKAIMAPVLHINADDVESVIRAIYFAVDFRMRYHEDIFIDLLGYRKYGHNEGDEPRFTQPSLYKAISKHTNSYNLYRKKLVKEKIINNEDVKNMEKEYENTLNIKYHEASNIKWNVLNSFLEKEWKDFPIASNHEDIFKKVDTRFSIENIIKISDKIFSLPKKKKFFKKTEFIFQKRLEMIKKELVDWSMAELLSYGTLLYEGIHIRLSGEDVARGTFSQRHAVVKTEEEEEIILLNQIEPKQGKIQIFNSPLSEYGVLGFDYGYAMYSPHILTLWEAQFGDFVNGGQIVIDQYISSGEDKWKIRNGIVLLLPHGYEGQGPEHSSARIERYLQLCANNNLFLVNCTTPANFYHLIRRQMKLKYRKPLIVFTPKSLLRNAKCLSTIKDLSTGIFQEILDDPHVKDIKKIKKLIFCSGKIYYELLNKRESIQDEKTALIRIEQIYPLKIEKIKEIIKKYKNKKEIFWVQEEPENMGLWSFILKKISNVISLNLILIAPFESSSPSTGSYSHFLRIQNQILKKAFL, from the coding sequence ATGAATGATAGATATTCTTTTCTAAATGCCATTCATTTCAAAGATATAGAATTTCTATATAATAAGTATAAAGAAAATCCTAATTCAATAGAACCAAGTTGGAGTGCTTTTTTTCATGGATTTGATTTTGGAAAAGAAACCAATGAATATGAAAACGTTATAAAATCAAAAGATGGTATTAATGATATCATACAAAAAGAATTTTTAGTATCTAATTTAATTTACGCTTATAGAAAAAGAGGTCATTTTTTTACGAACACAAATCCTATTCGAAAAAGAAGAAAGCATTTTCCTTCTTTAGATTTGATCAATTTTGGATTATCTGAAAAAGAACTAGATACATATTTTGAAGCTGGAAAATTAATAGGTGTAGGAAAAACTTCATTAAAAAATATAATTAATTATCTAAAAAAGATTTATTGTGGATCTATAGGAATAGAATATATGTATATTTCTAATCCTGAAAAAATTCAGTGGATTGAAAAATGGTTTCAAAAAGAAAAATTACAATTTTCTTCAGAAGAAAAAAAATTTTTTTTGAAAAAATTAAATGAAGCAGTTACATTTGAAAATTTTATTCATACCAAATTTGTAGGTCAAAAAAGATTTTCTATAGAAGGAAATGAGTCAACGTTACCTGCATTGGAAGAAATGGTTGAATATGCATCCAACAAATATCTAACTGAAGATTTTATAATTGGAATGTCACATAGAGGTAGGTTAAATATACTTTCTAATTTTTTTAAAAAAAATTATTCTCAAATATTTAGTGAATTTCAAGGAAAAGAATATAAAGAAAAGACTTTTTCTGGTGATGTTAAATATCATTTAGGATTTTCTAAAATAAGAAAAACTCGTAAAGGTAGATATGTTGAAATGAATTTGGTTCCAAATCCTTCTCATTTAGAATCTGTAGATGCTATTGTAGAAGGAATTACGCGCGCTAAAATAGATATTGTTTATAATAAAAATAGTAATTCGGAAAAAATTATACCTATTTTGGTTCATGGAGATGCCGCCTTATCTGGTCAAGGAATTGTATATGAAGTACTTCAATTATCTCAATTAAAAGGATATAGAACTGGAGGAACAATTCATATCGTAATTAATAATCAAATAGGATTTACGACGAATTATACTGAAGGTCGTTCCAGTATATATTGTACTGACATAGCTAAAGCTATTATGGCTCCAGTATTACATATTAATGCGGATGATGTAGAATCTGTTATTCGAGCTATTTATTTTGCTGTAGATTTTAGAATGCGTTATCATGAAGATATTTTCATAGATTTATTGGGATATAGAAAATATGGACACAATGAAGGAGATGAGCCTAGATTTACTCAACCTTCTTTATACAAAGCTATTTCTAAACATACTAATTCCTACAATTTGTACAGAAAAAAATTGGTGAAAGAAAAAATTATTAATAATGAAGACGTAAAAAATATGGAGAAAGAATATGAAAATACTCTTAATATAAAATATCATGAAGCAAGTAATATTAAATGGAACGTATTAAATTCTTTTTTAGAAAAAGAATGGAAAGATTTTCCTATAGCGTCTAATCACGAAGATATTTTTAAAAAAGTGGATACACGATTTTCTATAGAAAATATTATAAAAATATCCGATAAAATTTTCTCTCTTCCAAAAAAGAAAAAATTCTTTAAGAAAACGGAGTTCATTTTTCAAAAAAGATTGGAAATGATTAAAAAAGAGTTAGTAGATTGGAGTATGGCAGAATTACTATCTTATGGAACGCTTTTGTATGAAGGAATTCATATTCGTTTATCAGGAGAAGATGTAGCAAGAGGAACGTTTTCTCAACGTCATGCTGTTGTAAAAACAGAAGAAGAAGAAGAAATTATTCTTCTTAATCAAATTGAACCAAAACAAGGAAAAATACAAATATTTAATTCTCCTCTTTCAGAATATGGAGTTTTGGGGTTTGATTATGGATATGCCATGTATTCTCCTCATATTTTAACTTTATGGGAAGCTCAATTTGGAGACTTTGTGAATGGAGGACAAATTGTAATAGATCAATATATTTCTTCTGGAGAAGATAAATGGAAAATTAGAAATGGAATTGTATTATTGTTACCTCATGGATATGAAGGGCAAGGACCAGAACATTCTTCTGCTCGTATTGAACGTTATTTACAACTTTGTGCTAACAATAATTTATTTTTGGTTAATTGTACTACTCCAGCTAATTTTTATCATCTTATTAGAAGACAAATGAAATTAAAATATCGAAAACCTCTTATAGTCTTTACCCCTAAGAGTTTGCTTAGAAATGCGAAATGTTTATCCACAATCAAAGATCTTTCTACAGGAATTTTTCAAGAAATATTGGATGATCCTCATGTAAAAGATATAAAAAAAATCAAAAAATTAATTTTTTGTTCTGGTAAGATATATTATGAATTGCTAAACAAAAGAGAATCTATTCAAGATGAAAAAACCGCATTAATTCGTATAGAACAAATATATCCATTAAAAATAGAAAAAATCAAAGAAATTATCAAAAAATATAAAAATAAAAAAGAAATTTTTTGGGTACAAGAAGAACCAGAAAATATGGGATTATGGAGTTTTATTTTAAAAAAAATAAGCAATGTTATTTCACTCAATTTAATATTAATAGCTCCATTTGAAAGCTCTAGTCCATCTACAGGATCTTATTCTCATTTTTTAAGAATTCAAAATCAAATATTAAAAAAAGCTTTTCTTTGA
- a CDS encoding type 1 periplasmic-binding domain-containing protein, with translation MRKIFIFLFSFIILLGGLKNQKSKYNNKEKLKIIKEDQSYPIKPINIIFMMPLFFSSSEMNQENKKFSDHALSFYLGAKTAIDFIFLFKKQKINIKIFDTKNEKKRIINFIHSYDLSKTHAIIGPFFRSSLEEVAKNNKKIPIISPFLSSDYLNFYPNIVQAEAKDIYLIEPILEEIKIIHQRKKIKTLYLLGEDTSKKITNFVKKKLLQWNLHFQVFYLEKNFPHVPTKKMPFFAVFLGGNSLLGEKFIEFIKEFPDKKIIPFGIGYNNIYYKNISLLREYKFLFTTKYHFNENDENKRKMFLFIKKKLGNRLNKYQLLGFDLSYDISSRLLEKKNLFEIIDKKPFSGLVSKYKYERISDKGGYLNKGLWIIRLH, from the coding sequence ATGAGAAAAATTTTTATTTTCCTTTTTTCTTTTATTATTTTATTAGGAGGATTAAAGAATCAGAAATCTAAATATAATAATAAAGAAAAATTAAAAATTATAAAAGAAGATCAATCATATCCTATTAAACCTATTAATATTATTTTTATGATGCCTTTGTTTTTTAGTTCTTCAGAAATGAATCAGGAAAATAAAAAATTTAGTGATCATGCTTTATCTTTTTATCTTGGAGCTAAAACTGCTATAGACTTTATCTTTTTGTTTAAAAAACAAAAAATAAATATTAAAATTTTTGATACTAAAAATGAAAAAAAGAGGATTATAAACTTTATACATTCATATGATTTATCTAAAACTCATGCTATTATAGGTCCTTTTTTTCGTTCTTCTTTAGAAGAAGTTGCTAAAAACAATAAAAAAATACCTATTATTTCTCCTTTTCTATCTTCTGACTATTTAAATTTTTATCCTAATATTGTTCAAGCTGAAGCAAAAGATATTTATTTAATAGAACCTATTTTGGAAGAAATCAAAATTATTCATCAAAGAAAAAAAATAAAAACTTTATATTTGTTAGGAGAAGATACTTCTAAAAAAATCACAAATTTCGTAAAAAAAAAATTATTACAATGGAATCTTCATTTTCAAGTTTTTTATTTGGAAAAAAATTTTCCTCATGTTCCTACAAAAAAAATGCCTTTTTTTGCTGTTTTCTTAGGGGGGAATTCTCTTTTAGGAGAAAAATTCATTGAATTCATTAAAGAATTTCCTGATAAAAAAATTATTCCTTTTGGAATAGGTTACAATAATATTTATTATAAAAATATTTCCTTATTGAGAGAATATAAATTTTTATTTACAACTAAATATCATTTCAATGAAAATGATGAAAATAAAAGAAAAATGTTCCTTTTTATAAAAAAAAAACTTGGAAATCGTTTAAACAAATACCAATTATTGGGATTTGATTTATCTTATGACATATCGTCCAGACTTCTTGAAAAGAAAAATTTATTTGAAATCATAGATAAAAAACCCTTTTCAGGATTGGTTAGCAAATATAAATATGAAAGAATTTCTGACAAAGGAGGGTATCTCAATAAAGGATTATGGATTATTCGTTTACATTAA
- a CDS encoding ABC transporter ATP-binding protein produces the protein MIQAKNIYKSFGKDEILKGVNIMVKEGSMVCILGESGAGKSTLLHILGTLEKPTIKKEIKTILKINKKEILSLTDKELSILRNQKIGFIFQTPKLLPEFTVLENICIPGFIKKKNKGCVKKKAINLLKKLNLYKYENSRIEELSGGQKQRLSVARALINDPKIIFADEPSGNLDEKNAEKLHNFFSLLNHQLKQTFLIVTHNLQLANMADEKLKIENGIVYKIDK, from the coding sequence ATGATTCAGGCTAAAAATATTTACAAATCTTTTGGAAAAGATGAAATTTTAAAAGGAGTAAATATTATGGTAAAAGAAGGCAGTATGGTATGTATTTTGGGAGAATCCGGAGCAGGAAAAAGCACTTTATTGCATATTTTAGGAACTTTAGAAAAACCGACTATAAAGAAAGAAATAAAAACGATTCTCAAAATCAATAAAAAAGAAATATTGTCTCTTACAGACAAAGAGCTTTCTATTTTAAGAAATCAAAAAATAGGTTTTATATTTCAAACCCCTAAACTTCTTCCTGAATTTACTGTATTAGAAAATATTTGTATACCAGGTTTTATAAAAAAAAAAAATAAAGGATGTGTGAAAAAAAAAGCTATAAATTTATTAAAAAAATTAAATCTATATAAATACGAAAATTCAAGAATAGAAGAATTATCTGGAGGACAAAAACAAAGATTATCTGTAGCGAGAGCTTTGATAAATGATCCCAAAATTATTTTTGCGGATGAACCTTCTGGTAATTTAGACGAAAAAAATGCAGAAAAACTACATAATTTTTTTTCTTTACTTAATCATCAATTAAAACAAACTTTTCTAATTGTTACTCATAATCTACAATTAGCAAATATGGCTGATGAAAAATTAAAAATAGAAAATGGAATAGTGTACAAGATTGATAAATAA